From Penaeus vannamei isolate JL-2024 unplaced genomic scaffold, ASM4276789v1 unanchor5303, whole genome shotgun sequence, one genomic window encodes:
- the LOC138861411 gene encoding rhomboid-related protein 4-like, whose amino-acid sequence MARDRRRGMGLGLMLLAYKLHNIGMNTIPPVTLALLIGQCLLFLGIIDPPWSRYDVCLSGEHILYYKDYWRLVLSAIEHSDDMHLYHNMISLVLKGRTLERLFGSVKFAILTVVFTLATSLTYVGLVWGATEVLENYSYMKQCAIGFSGVLFALKVLTTHLEGGSYRYIHGMAVPAKYAVWIELVIIHVLVPRASFVGHLAGLCKICYVSMIY is encoded by the exons ATGGCTCGGGATcggaggagaggaatgggtcTAGGCCTAATGCTTCTGGCCTATAAATTGCACAATATAGGGATGAACACTATACCACCAGTCACTCTTGCTTTGCTAATTGGTCAG TGTCTACTTTTCCTGGGCATCATTGATCCACCTTGGAGTAGATATGATGTCTGCCTGAGTGGTGAACATATCCTCTATTACAAGGACTATTGGAGATTAGTTCTCTCAGCAATTGAACATTCAGATGATATGCATCTGTATCACAACATGATTTCACTGGTTCTTAAAGGCAGAACACTCGAGAGACT ATTTGGCTCGGTGAAATTTGCAATACTTACTGTGGTATTTACATTGGCAACCAGTCTAACATATGTTGGACTGGTTTGGGGAGCCACCGAAGTCTTGGAGAACTACTCTTATATGAAGCAGTGTGCTATTGGATTTTCTG gTGTGTTGTTTGCATTGAAAGTTCTGACTACTCACCTTGAAGGAGGATCTTACCGTTACATTCATGGAATGGCAGTGCCAGCAAAATATGCAGTATGGATAGAACTTGTTATTATTCATGTTCTTGTTCCTCGCGCCTCTTTCGTTGGTCACCTTGCAGGTTTGTGTAAAATCTGTTATGTTTCAATGATATAT